From the genome of Nitrosomonas sp., one region includes:
- a CDS encoding DUF262 domain-containing protein produces MSELKTCFKRVDYDLAGLLHYIDIGDIGLPDIQRPFVWSNAKVRDLFDSMYRGFPVGYLLFWANQAVQGVKQIGTGDKVHHVPSLLIVDGQQRLTSLYAVFRGQTVLDEDYQERRIEVAFRPRDSKFDVADAAIRRDPEWIANISEIWSSGKSSRKLVNDFIQRLSEKAPLTEDEEEAISHNLDRLFDLQIFPFTALEIAPSVDEEQVADIFVRINSEGVKLNQADFILTLLSVFWDTGRKALEDFCRQSRKIPNQGSGASPFNYFIQPDPDQLLRVSIAYGFWRGRLKSVYQVLRGKDMDTGEFSADKRESQFKVLQAAQVEVLNITNWHQFLSSLVGAGFRGGQMISSKNALLYAYAFYLIGKKRFNVAEHILQRLIGRWFFFSSLTGRYSNSPESAMDSDLNRVRVAKDGDLFINVLEDIMVSELTNDFWGITLPANLESSSARNPELFAYIAAQNKLSAPVLFSHKKVPELLDPSLKANKKPLERHHLFPRAWLERQGISDLKIINQQANFALIEWPDNINISDTAPEDYVPKIRPRFSDEAWESMHVYHALPKDWEVLPYQDFLQQRRKFMAAIIRRGFDSLK; encoded by the coding sequence ATGAGCGAATTAAAAACATGTTTCAAACGCGTTGATTACGATCTTGCAGGTTTACTGCATTACATTGACATTGGCGACATCGGTTTACCTGACATTCAGCGTCCTTTTGTGTGGTCTAACGCGAAAGTCCGTGATTTATTTGATTCGATGTATAGAGGTTTTCCTGTTGGTTATTTGTTGTTCTGGGCTAACCAGGCTGTACAAGGCGTTAAGCAGATTGGAACCGGTGACAAGGTGCATCATGTACCGTCATTGCTCATTGTGGATGGTCAACAGCGCCTTACCTCGCTTTACGCAGTATTTCGCGGCCAAACGGTACTCGATGAAGACTATCAGGAGCGGCGGATTGAAGTAGCTTTTCGACCGCGTGATAGTAAGTTTGATGTGGCCGATGCTGCGATTCGCCGTGATCCGGAGTGGATTGCAAATATTTCTGAAATCTGGTCATCCGGCAAATCAAGCAGAAAGCTGGTAAATGATTTTATTCAACGGCTATCCGAGAAAGCGCCTTTAACTGAAGATGAAGAGGAAGCAATATCTCATAACCTTGATCGCCTGTTTGATTTGCAAATATTTCCTTTCACGGCATTGGAAATTGCGCCATCAGTTGATGAAGAACAGGTCGCAGATATTTTTGTACGCATCAATAGTGAAGGCGTGAAGTTAAACCAGGCAGACTTTATTCTGACTTTGTTATCTGTTTTTTGGGATACAGGGCGCAAGGCACTTGAAGATTTTTGCCGACAATCCCGCAAAATACCCAATCAAGGCAGCGGTGCTTCGCCGTTTAACTATTTCATACAACCAGATCCTGACCAATTGCTCAGAGTATCTATTGCCTACGGCTTCTGGCGCGGTCGGCTCAAAAGTGTTTATCAGGTGTTACGCGGCAAGGACATGGATACTGGCGAGTTTTCGGCTGATAAACGCGAATCCCAGTTTAAAGTGCTGCAGGCGGCGCAGGTTGAAGTGTTGAATATCACAAACTGGCATCAGTTTCTAAGCAGTCTTGTAGGTGCCGGTTTCCGTGGTGGTCAAATGATCTCCTCTAAGAATGCGTTGCTCTATGCTTATGCCTTTTACTTGATAGGAAAAAAACGCTTTAATGTTGCTGAACATATCTTGCAACGCCTAATTGGCCGCTGGTTTTTCTTCAGTTCTTTGACTGGAAGATATAGCAATTCACCAGAATCGGCAATGGATAGTGACTTGAACCGAGTGCGTGTGGCGAAGGATGGTGATCTATTTATCAATGTTTTGGAAGATATAATGGTTTCGGAGTTGACGAATGATTTTTGGGGAATAACACTTCCTGCCAATTTGGAGAGTTCATCAGCCAGGAATCCCGAGTTGTTCGCCTACATAGCTGCACAGAACAAACTATCGGCCCCAGTTCTTTTCTCGCACAAAAAAGTGCCTGAATTACTCGATCCATCACTAAAAGCAAATAAAAAACCATTAGAACGCCATCATCTTTTCCCGAGAGCCTGGCTGGAAAGACAAGGCATCAGTGATCTGAAAATAATCAATCAGCAAGCCAACTTTGCACTCATCGAATGGCCTGACAACATCAATATTAGCGATACAGCTCCAGAAGATTATGTACCGAAAATTCGACCTCGCTTTAGTGATGAAGCTTGGGAATCGATGCATGTATATCATGCATTACCTAAAGATTGGGAAGTGTTGCCATACCAAGATTTCCTTCAGCAACGGCGGAAATTTATGGCCGCAATTATTCGGCGTGGCTTTGATTCATTGAAATAG
- the istB gene encoding IS21-like element helper ATPase IstB, with the protein MNETSISTTVTPQVLLENHFKALKLSTFAREYEKVAIECANEGVDYARYLLRLCELERIDRERRNTERRIRMAKFPVIKSLDTFDFTAIPELNKSLVLELMRCEWIDKRENVIALGPSGVGKTHTALALGLAACQKGLSVVFKTAAALVHELMEARDEKRLRLLQKQLANTKLLIIDELGYVPFTAVGAELLFEVFSRRYEHGATLVTSNLPFDEWTSVLGSERLTGALLDRLTHHVHILEMNGESYRLAASKKRQKQSMNSTLIGKENTKKNNE; encoded by the coding sequence ATGAATGAAACATCGATTTCCACGACAGTTACACCACAGGTTTTGCTGGAGAATCATTTCAAGGCATTGAAGCTTTCGACCTTTGCTCGTGAATATGAGAAGGTTGCAATCGAATGCGCAAATGAAGGTGTTGATTACGCGCGTTACTTATTACGGTTATGTGAGCTTGAGCGTATCGACCGTGAGCGACGCAATACTGAGCGGCGTATACGTATGGCAAAATTCCCGGTGATTAAAAGCCTGGATACCTTCGATTTCACTGCAATTCCAGAATTGAATAAATCGTTGGTATTAGAGCTGATGCGCTGCGAATGGATTGACAAGCGTGAAAATGTCATTGCATTGGGGCCTTCGGGCGTTGGCAAAACGCATACAGCGTTAGCTTTAGGGCTGGCCGCTTGTCAGAAAGGTTTGAGCGTTGTCTTTAAGACGGCCGCAGCTTTGGTACATGAATTGATGGAAGCGCGTGATGAGAAACGGTTGCGTCTATTGCAAAAACAGCTGGCTAACACCAAATTGTTGATCATCGACGAACTGGGTTATGTGCCATTTACTGCAGTAGGCGCAGAGCTCTTGTTTGAAGTGTTTAGTCGCCGTTACGAACATGGCGCCACCCTGGTCACATCGAATTTACCGTTTGACGAATGGACAAGTGTTCTGGGGTCAGAACGATTGACCGGCGCACTGCTGGATCGTTTGACCCACCATGTCCATATCCTGGAAATGAATGGTGAATCGTATCGCCTGGCTGCAAGTAAGAAGCGACAAAAACAATCAATGAATTCCACACTTATAGGAAAGGAGAACACCAAAAAAAATAATGAGTAG
- the istA gene encoding IS21 family transposase, with product MYSVELYVKIRRAVMVEGKSEREVARYFGIHRETVKKMCQYAVPPGYRRKSSPASPKLAAFTGIIDAILEADKTVHPKQRHTATRILERLRDEHGFTGGYTIVRNYVYKAKIQQKEMFMPLVHLPGHAQVDFGEADGYIGGKLVRFHYFCLDLPHSDGCFVKAYPTEDTESFLDGHVAAFAFLGGVPQSILYDNTRLAVAKILGDGKRKRTKAFSELQSHYLFEDKFGRPGRGNDKGNVEGMVGFNRRHFMVPLPIADNFDALNTRLLDGCIKRQQAKLRGQTETIAERMKRDAAALMALPAAEFDACHKISTRVSSLSLVRYRTNDYSVPTQYGHREVLVKGYVDHVDICLGADTIARHQRSYGREEFIYNPLHYLALLEQKPRALDQAAPLQDWVLPEVFDRLRRLLEARLERRGRKEYIQVLRLLENFSQAQVEHAIKKAIDLGSIGFDAIKHLILCAIEQRPAKLDLTCYPYLPNANVLPTEPRTYLSLLQISEATQKPVMESHYE from the coding sequence ATGTATTCAGTGGAACTATATGTAAAAATACGACGGGCGGTGATGGTTGAAGGCAAAAGCGAGCGAGAAGTCGCGCGTTATTTTGGTATTCACCGCGAGACTGTTAAGAAGATGTGTCAATATGCGGTACCGCCAGGTTACCGGCGCAAGAGTTCTCCTGCTTCACCAAAGCTAGCCGCTTTCACTGGCATTATAGATGCCATTCTTGAAGCTGATAAAACAGTTCATCCCAAACAACGTCATACGGCAACCCGGATATTGGAGCGATTGCGCGATGAACATGGATTCACTGGCGGCTATACCATTGTGCGTAATTATGTTTATAAAGCCAAGATTCAGCAGAAGGAGATGTTTATGCCGCTGGTCCATTTACCTGGCCACGCTCAGGTAGACTTTGGCGAAGCTGACGGTTATATTGGTGGCAAGCTGGTACGGTTTCATTATTTCTGTCTTGATCTGCCACATTCGGACGGCTGCTTTGTCAAAGCCTATCCGACGGAAGATACCGAATCCTTTCTGGATGGGCATGTTGCTGCATTTGCGTTTTTAGGTGGTGTGCCGCAATCTATTTTATATGACAATACCAGGCTCGCCGTCGCTAAAATACTGGGTGATGGCAAGCGTAAGCGGACTAAAGCATTCAGTGAACTGCAAAGTCATTATCTGTTTGAAGACAAATTTGGACGTCCAGGGCGGGGTAATGATAAAGGCAATGTTGAAGGCATGGTTGGTTTCAATCGTCGCCATTTCATGGTGCCGTTGCCGATAGCTGATAATTTTGATGCCTTGAACACCAGGTTGCTGGACGGTTGTATCAAACGCCAACAAGCTAAGCTACGTGGGCAAACTGAAACCATTGCTGAGCGTATGAAGCGTGATGCTGCTGCACTCATGGCATTGCCTGCAGCTGAGTTTGATGCATGCCACAAGATTTCGACTCGTGTATCTTCTCTGTCTCTGGTGCGCTATCGAACCAACGACTACTCGGTACCCACTCAGTACGGTCATCGGGAAGTGCTGGTCAAAGGTTACGTTGATCATGTTGATATTTGTCTGGGTGCGGACACCATTGCACGACATCAACGCAGCTATGGCCGGGAAGAATTCATCTATAACCCGCTGCATTATTTGGCATTGCTGGAACAAAAGCCGCGCGCATTGGATCAGGCGGCGCCCCTCCAGGATTGGGTGCTGCCCGAAGTATTTGATCGTTTGCGCCGATTGCTTGAAGCGCGGTTGGAACGGCGTGGTCGCAAGGAATATATCCAGGTTTTGCGGCTACTGGAGAATTTTAGCCAAGCGCAAGTTGAACATGCGATAAAAAAAGCGATTGATTTGGGTTCAATTGGATTTGACGCGATCAAGCATCTGATTCTGTGTGCAATTGAACAACGGCCAGCGAAACTCGATCTGACGTGTTACCCCTATCTACCCAATGCCAATGTACTACCCACCGAACCTAGGACGTACTTAAGCCTGTTGCAAATATCCGAAGCAACTCAAAAACCTGTAATGGAGAGTCATTATGAATGA
- a CDS encoding type II toxin-antitoxin system death-on-curing family toxin, giving the protein MALFYLSLEQAIEIHAKTVEVSGGGTLGHLDLGKLESVLQNIQNDDYYPTFEDKLTHLFFSACKFHCFQDGNKRIAITLCAQILLFNGYMYCTSSFLREMENISYHVAAGRIDKALLQEIITAHLLEEESDESLKLKILNAISE; this is encoded by the coding sequence GTGGCATTGTTCTACCTGAGCCTGGAACAAGCCATCGAGATTCATGCAAAAACAGTGGAAGTAAGCGGCGGCGGTACGCTGGGACATCTGGATCTCGGCAAACTGGAGAGCGTGCTGCAAAATATTCAAAACGATGACTATTACCCGACATTCGAAGACAAACTGACACATTTGTTTTTCAGCGCCTGCAAATTTCACTGTTTTCAAGACGGTAATAAACGGATTGCGATAACGCTATGTGCGCAAATATTGCTGTTCAACGGTTATATGTACTGCACCAGCAGTTTTCTGCGAGAAATGGAGAACATCAGCTACCATGTTGCCGCCGGTAGAATCGATAAAGCGCTGTTACAGGAAATCATCACTGCGCATTTGCTGGAAGAAGAAAGCGACGAGTCGCTTAAGCTGAAGATATTGAATGCGATTTCAGAATGA
- a CDS encoding toll/interleukin-1 receptor domain-containing protein: MANNNNSLSSNQQVFISYSRADREACIQLRSELEKSGFSVFRDEDDIYPGDQWVSELEKALEHCTAFVLLIGKDGVQRWVSAEYHVALRRHYAKAEDMRPLSIFPILLEDASAASIPSFLKSFQAIHWNFPEPLPHKLLEAIKPHPVGNSIALFDGCPFLGLSTFGRKDAPLFFGRRQEALKALEGLGDQQLIHPDKYQRTSGEQYFRWLQIAGNSGSCK, encoded by the coding sequence ATGGCAAACAATAACAATTCATTATCCTCAAATCAGCAGGTATTCATCAGCTATAGCCGCGCAGACCGTGAAGCATGTATCCAGTTGCGTTCCGAGCTGGAAAAATCAGGGTTCAGCGTATTTCGTGATGAAGATGATATTTACCCCGGTGATCAATGGGTAAGCGAACTGGAAAAGGCGCTGGAGCACTGCACTGCGTTTGTGCTGTTGATTGGTAAAGATGGTGTGCAGCGCTGGGTGAGTGCGGAATATCATGTGGCATTGCGGCGGCATTACGCAAAAGCTGAAGATATGAGGCCACTGTCAATTTTTCCGATCTTACTGGAAGATGCTTCAGCGGCATCAATACCATCGTTTCTGAAGTCATTTCAAGCGATCCACTGGAATTTTCCCGAACCGCTACCGCACAAGTTACTCGAAGCCATCAAACCCCACCCGGTTGGCAACAGCATCGCCTTATTCGACGGTTGTCCTTTTTTGGGTTTGAGTACCTTTGGCAGGAAGGATGCACCATTATTTTTTGGCCGCCGGCAGGAAGCACTGAAGGCACTGGAAGGCCTGGGTGATCAACAGCTTATTCATCCGGATAAGTATCAGCGCACCAGTGGCGAGCAATACTTCCGCTGGTTGCAGATTGCAGGCAACAGCGGTTCGTGTAAATAG